The stretch of DNA ATTCTGAGGAATTCAAGGGGTCCCAGAGGATTTGGGGAGGTCCCAGTGGGGGATTCCTGGGGGTCCCAAGGGAGATTTGGGGGATTCCCAAGGAGATTTTGGGGCGTCCCAGGGGGATTCTGAGGAATTCAAGGGGTCCCAGAGGGTTTGGGGAGGTCCCAATGCGGGATTCCCGGGAGTCCCAACGGAGATTCGGGAGATTCCCAAGGAGATTTCGGGGCTCCCAGGGGGGGTCTCGGGGATTCGGAGGAATTTAAGGGGTcccaggggatttggggaggtcCCAGTGGGGATTTCGGGGGCTCCCAGGGAGTTTGGGGGGGTTCCCAAGGAGATTTCGGGGCTCCCAGGGGGGTCTCGGGGATTCGGAGGAATTTAAGGGGTcccaggggatttggggaggtcCCAGGGCGATTCCTGGGGGTCCCAACGGAGATTTGGGGGGGGTTCCCAAGGGGATTTCGGGGCGTCCCAGGGGGATACGGAGGAATTCAAGGGGTCCCAGAGGATTTGGGGAGGTCCCAATGGGGGATTCCTGGGGGCCCCGTGGGGGTTCCGGGGGGGTCTTGGAGGGTCCCGGGGGGTCCCCACCGTCGGTCATGATGACGATGACGTGCCGGGTGCTGTTGGTGACCGGGGCGGGCCGCAGCCCCCGCAGCTGCTCCGCCCGTTCCTGCTGCACCAGGAGCTCGTACACGGCCCGCAGCGCCCCGGCCAGGTTCGTGCCGGGGGCCTGGGAGTGGGctgggggcgcgggggggtcagggagaccccaaaaacaccccccagagcccccccgAACCCACACGGAACACAGAGAGACTCCACAGAGCACACAgagaccccaaaacctccccagaaacccccaaatcccccaggactccccaaatcccccaggacccccccaaatctgcccaaatccccccaggaccccccaaatccccccaaacccccccaccttccaggggcagcccctcGAGCTGCTCCCGGACCCCATTCCCGgaacccccaggaccccccaaacccccccaaacccccccagggccccccaaacccccccaccttccaggggcagcccctcGAGCCGCCCCCGGACCCCATTCCCGGGACCCCCAGACCCCTAAaatccccccaggaccccccaaacccccccatgACTCCCCAAACCGCCCCAccttccaggggcagcccctcGAGCTGCTCCCGGACCCCATTCCCGgaacccccaggaccccccaaacccccccaggacccccccaaatcccccccaggaccccccaaacccccccaccttccaggggcagcccctcGAGCTGCTCCCGGACCCCATTCCCGGGACCCCcagagccccaaaatccccccagggcccctcaaacccccccaccttccaggggcagcccctcGAGCTGCTCCCGGACCCCATTCCCGGAacccccagagcccccaaatcccccccaggaccccccaaacccccccaggacccccccaccttccaggggcagcccctcGAGCTGCTCCCGGACCCAGGCGCTGTCGGCCGCCCGCGGCTCCGTGGGGCTCAGCACCACCCGCGCCTGCGACCCGAACGTGATCACCCCATAGCGCGGGGCCGCCCCATAGCTGGCGATCTGCGGGCAACGGGGGCTCAGAGGGGCTCGGGGGGGCTCCAGCGGAGCCTGGGGGCGTTTTaagggggatttgggagggGGGACAAGGGGTTTGGGGGCTCCCGGGGAGGGTTATGGGGCGgtagaagggatttggggggctctgagggggttTAGGGGCGTCccagaagggatttgggggctctgagggggttATGGGGCGgtagaagggatttgggggctctgagggggttATGGGGCGgtagaagggatttggggggctctgagggggaGTTTAGGGGCGgtagaagggatttgggggctctgagggggaGTTTAGGGGCGGtagaagggatttggggactCTGAGGGGGGGTTTAGGGGCGgtagaagggatttgggggctctgagggggaGTTTAGGGGCGGTagaagggattttggggggctctgagggggttATGGGGCGGtagaagggatttggggactCTGAGGGGGGGTTTAGGGGCGgtagaagggatttgggggctctgagggggaGTTTAGGGGCGgtagaagggatttggggggctctgagggggaGTTTAGGGGCGgtagaagggatttgggggctctgagggggttTAGGGGCGTCccagaagggatttgggggctctgaggggggGTTTAGGGGCGGGTAGAAGGGATTTGAGGGCTCTGAGGGGGTTTAGGGGCGGtagaagggatttggggactCTGAGGGGGGGTTTAGGGGCGGtagaagggatttggggactCTGAGGGGGTTATGGGGCGGTAGAAGGGATGTGGGGACTCTGAGGGGGTTTAGGGGCGTCccagaagggatttgggggctctgagggggttATGGGGCGgtagaagggatttgggggctctgagggggttGTGGGGCGGtagaagggatttggggactCTGAGGGGGGGTTTAGGGGCGGTAGAAGGAATttgggggctctgaggggggTTATGGGGCGGtagaagggatttggggactCTGAGGGGGTTTAGGGGCGgtagaagggatttggggggctctgagggggttTAGGGGCGgtagaagggatttggggggctctgaggggggGTTTAGGGGCGGtagaagggatttggggactCTGAGGGGGTTTAGGGGCGgtagaagggatttgggggctctgagggggttTAGGGGCGgtagaagggatttggggggctctgagggggtttgggggatttaaaggggagctgtgggggtctaaaggggatttgggggctccCAGAGGGGATTTGGAGGGAGTCTggaagggattttggggttttggggtggtttcggGGTTCCCTGGGTGCTTTGGGGGCTTTCAGAGGTTTCCCGTGATGTTTTCGAGGGGGGGTTCGAGTTCCCAGGatggtttttggggttcctggtgtggctttttggggtttctggggtggtttgggggtttttggggtgtttttggtgtttctggggtccccagggcggttttttggggtgttttcgGCATTTCTGGGGtagttttctggggttttttttgggtgtttCTGGTGTTTCTGAGGTCCCctagggggtttggggtgttttcgGCGTTTCTGGGGTagttttctggggttttgggggtgttttcggcgtttctggggttttttgggggtgtttttggggtccccggggggggggtttttggggtgtttccgGCGTTTCTGGggtagttttggggtttttttggggtgtttttggtgTTTCTGGGGTCCCCGggggggggtttttggggtgtttccgGCGTTTCTGGggtagtttggggtttttttgggggtgtttttggtgtttctggggtccccagggttttttttgggggtgtttttggtgtttctggggtccccagggcggttttttggggtgtttaCAGCGTTTCTGGGGtagttttggggggttttgggggtgtttttggtGTTTCTGGGGTCCCCGgggaggttttttggggtgttttcgGCATTTCTGGGGGTGCCACCTTCTCCACGAGCTCGCTGAGCGCGCTCCGCGCGTCCTCGTAGTCGCGGGGGCTGACGCTCTGCGAGGCGTCGAGCACCAGGAACACGTTCAGCGCCGCGCCCGCCTCCAGCCGGATCCGCCGCTTCAGCGTGGGGTCTGGGGGGGCCGCGACCACCCTGAGACCCCCCCCGAGAcagccccgggaccccccgagACCCATCGGAGCCCCCCGGACCCTCAGGGACCCTCAGTATTGGGTgtggggggagggggctgaGACCACCGGGACCCTCCCGGACCCACCGGGACCCTCGGGACCCCTCCCTGTGGGGGGGGAACCGTCCCCAAAAGGCTCCGGGAGCCCCCAGTgacccccccgggacccccaccATGGCTGCGGTTGGCCTCGGCCGCCTCCACGGTCTGGGTGAGGGACGCCAGGAACGCCTCGGCCACGTCCTCGGGGATGTCGAAGGCGTTGGGgtctgggggacacggggggggggggggggggggggacacggggtcaCCTCCGGGACCCCCCCTCGCAGCATCCTCGGGGCtcagagcccccccagcccctcgggactcccccgctgcccccagcccctcatTCCGTCACTGGGGCTCagcacccccaggaccccccagaaccccccccCACTCCCTCTGTGcctcccccgcgcccccccggGACCCGCCCTCACCTCTGCACGGGGCTCGGTGCCGCTCCAGaaccccccagaacccccggtccctctgtccctctgtcccccccgggaccccccctcaCCTCGGCACCGGGGCTCGGTGCCGCTCCACGCCCCCCCCTCGAGGCAGCGGCGCTCGGCCGAGCCCaccagctgcagccccgggcgGCACCGGAACCGAACCACCCCCTCCACGCCGAACCGGGCCCGCGACCCCTCCATGGACGCCCCCGGGGGCacggccggggccgggcagtCACCGGCTGGGGGGACGGGGGGGGTCAGAGCCACAAAGCcacccaaaaaaacaccaaaacccaccccaaaactaccccaaaaccaccccaaaaccaccaaaaaaaacaccaaacccaccccaaaatcaccacaaacccacccaaaaccagTAAACCCCACCAAAATCgcccaaaaaaacaccccaaaacaaccgcaaacccaccaaaaccacccaaaaactaccccaaaaccaccccaaaaccaccaaaaaacaccaaacccacccaaaaaccaccacaaacccacccaaaaccactaaaaaacaccaaaatcacccaaaaaccaccaaaaaaaccaccccaaaaccaccgcaaacccacccaaaaccaccaaaagaacaccaaacccacccaaacccacGCAAAACTACCCCAAACCACCCAAGAAccacccaaaaccaccaaaaaacaccaaacccaccccaaaatcaccacaaacccacccaaaaccacTAAAACCCACCCAAATCgccaaaaaaccaccccaaaaccaccgcaaacccacccaaaaccaccaaaaaaaccaccaaaaccaccaaaaaaccaccaaaaccactaaaaaaccacccaaaaccacccaaaaaccaccccaaaacaaccgcaaacccacccaaaaccaccaaaaaaccaccaaaaccaccaaaagaacaccaaaaccaccccaaacccacccagaacaccccaaaacaccccggAAACCCCCGTGGGACCCTCCAGAACACCACCGGGGCCCCCCCAGGAGCCCTCAgaccccccccaggaccccccccaaGACCTCCCAATGCCACCCTggcccccccaggacccccaggacccctccccaaatcccccccccccccttacaTCCATCGTCGCAGACGGGGTCGGGCCCCTCCCagcgccccccggccccgcagcgccGCTCGGGGGGGCCGCGCAGGGTGAACCCCCCCGCGCAGCCGTAGCGCAGCACCGAGCCCGGGGCGTGCCGCCCCCCCCGCGGCCAAAACCAGCCCTGCTCGAACTCCAGCGGCGCCGGGCACCACACGGCTGGGGGCAGGAGCGGGGGCTGAGACCACCGGGagccccccccgggacccccaaaccaCCCGGGACTCCCCCCCGGCAAccaccgggaccccccccgggacccccaaaccaCCCGGGATTCCCCCCCTGCAACCACCGGGAGCTCCCCCGGAACCCCAAAccacccgggacccccccccggcAAccaccgggacccccccccggGAACCCCCAACCCACCGGGAGCCCCCCCTGCAAccaccgggaccccccccccggGAACCCCCAACCCACCGGGAGCCCCCCCGGGAAccaccgggacccccccccggGAACCCCCAACCCACCGGGAGCCCCCCCGGCAAccaccgggacccccccccgggacccccaaaccaCCCGGGATTCCCTCCCTGCAACCACCGGGAGCCCCCCCGGAACCCCAAACCACCCGGGATTCCCCCCCTGCAACCACCGGGACCCCCCGGGAACCCCCCGGGAGCCCCCCCGGGAACCCCCAACCCAccggaacccccccccccaacaacACCGAGAACTCCCtgcgaccccccccccccggaatcccccgggaccccccaaagCCCCTGGAACcgccgggaccccccccgggaCGCCCCGACGACCGCAAGGACCCCTCCCAAACACCCCCCTCCCAcacacctgggaccccccccaggaccccccggcgcccccagccccaccttgGCAGCGGGGGGGCTCGGTGCCGCCCCCGGGCAGGGGGTCCCAGCTGCCGTCGGGGCCGCAGCGGCGCAGCGCGGTGGGcgcgggggcggtgccgggggggCAGCGGTAGAGCAGCACCTCCCCCCCCGCCACCAGCTCCCCCCGGCCGCCCGCGATCGGCGCCAGCGAGGGGTCACAGCGCGGGGGGGGCAGCGAGGGcgtgggggcggccggggggggcgaggggacacctgggggggggggcgagGGGACAGTcagtggggggggggagggggggtccctggggggggggggtcccagcgGTCAttggggggcaggggagggtcccgggggggtcccgggggtcaTCGTGGGTCGAGTgtggggtccctgggggtcACTCTGGGGTCTCTGGAGTGGAATCAGGGGTCCCTGGGGTCATTCTGGAATGGTCTCAGGGGTCCCTGGGGGTCACTCTGGGTCACTCTGGGTCACTCTGGGGTCTCAGGGGTCCCTGTGGGGCCGGTTTGAGGTGTccagggggctgggggtcacTCTGGGTCACTCTGGGGTCTCAGGGGTCCCTGTGGGGCCGGTTTGGGGTGTccagggggctgggggtcacTCTGGGTCACTCTGGGGTCTCAGGGGTCCCTGTGGGGCCGGTTTGGGGTGTCCAGGGGGTCTCTGGGGGTCCCCGGGGGGGTCACTCACTGACCGAGGaccaggggcagcagcagcagcagcagccccaggacagCTCCGGCCATGGCTGAAGGTCCGAGTGTCCAGCGCCGAGGGTCCGACTGGGCTCCGAGTGTCCGGCTGTCCGAGTGTCCGGCTGTCCGAGTGTCCGGCCCGGTGTCCTGGGGGGGGGTTACAaacctccccctccctcccccaccccgcGGTGTCCGGGAAGTCAcgggaggggggggagggggtcaAGGGCCGGGGCCGTGAccgaggggacagcgggggccCCGCGGGGGGGCCGAACGCGGCTTCCACGGCCCCGAAAATTCCCCGAATGGCCCCAAAAATGcgcccgggggggggggggggggggcaaaaGTGGCTCCGATGTCCCCCAAAACGCCGGGAATGTCCCCAAGAACGCCGGGAATGTCCCCAAAAACCGCTTGGAATGTCCCCAAAAATACCTTTACTGGCCCAAAAAACTCACcgcgggagggggggggggggcacgaaATAATCCTTTAATGTCGCAAAACCCGCCCCGGGGGGCACAAAAACAACTTCAATGCCCAAAAAACGCCAcgaggaacaaaaaaaatcccctttatGACCCCAAAAACTCTTCAGGGAACTCACAAACTCCCTCAACTCCCCAAAAACGCGCCCGGGGGGGGACAAAAATGGCTCTGATGTCCCCAAAAATGGCTCTGatgtccccagcccccagctcctcccatcTGGGGCCTCccgaggggatttgggggtccccgagggatttttgagggattttggggcgTTTCGGGGCGATCCGTGAACGATTTCTGTCCGATTTTGAGGCGATCTGAGGCGTTTCTGGGGCGATTTTCGGGTGATCTTTCTGGTGATTTGGGGGTGATCTGAGGCGATCTCGAGTAGATTTTTGACAGATTTTGCGCGATTTGCGGCCGATTTCGCCACCCCCCGTCACCGTGGCAACGGCGACAGCGACGGcgacagcggggacagcggggacacagGGGCGGGGGGGGCACCCGCTGAGTCCCCCGGGAGGGGACACCGAGCCCGGGATGTCCCCAAGAGGAGGCACCGAGCTGGGGATGTCCCCCAGGCAAAGCCTCCAAGCGCCgccacctccctgtcccctctcctggCGCTGTCACCAGGGGAAGGGACCCCCCCGGTGTCACCTCGGTGTCCCCAAGGGACGAGGACGGGGACGCTGCTGCTTCCACCTTtattggggacatcggggacaggGCGGGGAAACGGTGGGGActtggggaagaggaggggacaatcgggatggggacacggggacggggCGGGCACAGCGCGACAGGGACCCGGCGACACCAGGGGAGACACGGGGACAGCGACCCGGGGACAGCCCCGGCGCTACAGCGGCTCCCGCAGCTCCTCCGAGCGTCCCCAAcctggggaggggacacggagAGGGACAGCGCTGGACACGGGGTCCCTGCGTGTCCCCAGAgcccctcccctgtccccagctgtcccctcaCCGCGGCTCTCGCTGTCCTCGGTGTCCCCGGACACGTCCCGGCTCCCGATGTCGCCGAGGGGCGCGACCCTCGGCCGCTCCGGCCGGgcggggtggccctggggacgCGCCCCCTCCTCTTGGGGAcctgtcccctgtgccgggGGAGGTGGCAAAGGCCACTGGGGacgtgtccccgctgtccccgctccTTGGGGACGCGTCCCCTGCCCCAGGATCTGCCCCAGGACAGGCGGGAATGGCCGCTGGGGacgtgtccccgctgtccccgctccTTGGGGAcctgtcccctgtgccgggACAGGCGGGAACGACCCTTGGGGACGTGTCCCGTGCCCCAGGACAGGAGGGAATGGCCGCTGGGGACCTGTCCCCTCCTCCTGGGGACGCGTCCCCTGTCCCGGGACAAGCGGGAATGGCCCTTGGGGACgcgtccccgctgtccccgctccTTGGGGACGCGTCCCCCCCTCCTGGGGACACGTCCCCGCTCCTTGGGGACGTCCCCAGGGTCCCGCCGGGGCTCGGGGACGTCCCCAAGGTCCCCGCGGTGCTTGGGGACGTCCCGGGTGTCCCTGGAGCCGCGTCCCCAAGTCCTGGAGCCACGTCCCGAGGCCCTGGGGACgcgtcccctcctgtccccgcgctgtccccgaGGGCAGCAGCGACTGCAGCAGTGACACCACCGCTTGTCCCCAGGGCTCGGGGAcaggggcgggcgcggcggggcctgcgggggggacacgggtggggacggggacggggacaccCGGCCCGGTGGCCTCGTGGcccctcccgtgtccccccgatgtccccgatgtccccttCTGTCGGGCTCTGTCCCTCAGTGCCCCTCTTGTCCCCACGTCCCCTTTATTCCCACGTTCCCCGTGTCCCCCcttgtccccaaatgtccctcagtgtccccccgtccccgatgtccccccatgtccccagtgtcccccgcCATCCAAATGTCCCCaacccagtgtccccagtgtcccctttATCCCCTTGTCCCCAAaagtccccagtgtcccccctcatcccaatgtccccaaggtcccccagtgtcccctttgtcccccaaatgtccccaaatgtccccttTATTCCcggtccccccgtgtccccaaggCCCCCCCTGCCCCgtcccccgctgtcccctcaccccccagcagcagcagcgtccCCAGGGCCACcgccagtgtccccagtgtcacctccATGGCGCTGCCAGCCccccccccgctgtccccaacTTATGGGCTCGGGGACAGGGCCGTCCCctgggtggggacagggggCGGCCGTGCCCCAGggcggggacaggggacacggCTGTCCCCGTGGGGGTGACaacgggacctgagggtcccCAGTGTCCTCAACGTCCCCAAACCCTCTGCAACGTCCCCAAAGACTCCCTGgtgtccccaaaccctccctgatgtccccaacccccccctcaggtgtccccaaaccctCCAGGTGTCCCCGCAccccccccccgtgtccccagcgaCGGCCACCGCCCGTGGTGGCACCTTGGGGACAATGGCCCATTGTCCGCAGCCAGCGGCCCCTGACACGGTGACAAGTCCGGGCCgtgtcccccggtgtccccagtgtccccagggtggggACCAGCCCGGACTCGCCGCTGTCACCGCCCGGGGTggccccggcccctcccccaCGGCCAAGGGACACGGACgcggggggggggtggggggaggattggaattttggggggaatttattggaattttggggtgaacttggggggggattttggggcccCGCAAAGGCTCACGGGAAGGACTCAGAGccgtgtttttttttttaaattggatttATTGGAATCCCGGGGCGGTTTTGGGGTGACTTTGGGGGCTTTTGGCTCACGGGAAGGCCTCGGGGGGCGGCACCGCCAGCGCGGCCGAGCTGATGATGAAAACCTTGACGTAATGAACGGCctggggggaggggcggggggtcACGAccctcccgggaccccccccggaCACCCAAAAatccgggaccccccccccccccccccaccccgaaGCCCCCCCGGAAGGGGCCCGGGGATCCCAAAACCCACCCGGGACCCCCTTGTGACCCTCCCGGGGGTCTCAGGGATTGGGGGACCCCCCCAAGGAATTTGGGACCCCCCCACGTtgtttccccccacccccccccgcaGGGATTTTGGGGCCCTCCCATAAACTTGggccccttctccttccccccccaGGAATTTTGGGGCCCCTCCCCCCCGGATTTGggcccccccgagccccccccgTACCGCGCAGAGCCCGGCGAGCAGCAGGAGGGcgagcaggaggcagaggagggcgAGGAAGAgcagggggcagccggggggggggcGTCTGGGGGGCGCCTGGGGGCGGGGCCAGAGCGGGGGGGCGTGGTCAGGGCTAAGCTCCGCCCCTTCAGAGCCCCGCCCCCTTCAGAGCCCCGCCCCTTCAGAGCCCCGCCCCCTCTCTCACCTGCCCCGCCCTCCCGGGGCGCGTCCTCGGTGATGTCATCGCTGACGTCATCGCTGACGTCGTGGCGGCGGCCGGAGGGGGCGGCCCCGAGCAGCGGCTGCTCCGCCCCGGGGGTGACGTCATCGGCGATGTCATCGGTGATGTCATCGGTGACGTCGTCATCCGGGCCCGGGGGGCGGTCCAAGGGCAGGAAGGGAGTGACGTCATCGTCGGTGGTGACATCATCGGCGAGGTCGTCCCAGGCGCCGTCGAGGTCCCCGGTGACGTCACCCAGCAGAGAGGAGGTGACGTCATCAGTGGTGATGATGTCATCGGCGGGGAGGGAGCTCAGGCCGGGGAAGGTGACGTCATCATCCTTGATGATGCCATCATCCTTGATGATGTCGTCGAGGAGGTCGTCTTGATGGATGACGTCATCGAGGAGGTGCCCACCGGGGATGACGTCATCAATGACGTCACCCCCAGGTAGCAAACGGTGGATGGCGATGACGTCATCGATGTGGGCGTCCACGCTGATGGTGTCATCGATGACGTCAGTTCCGGGCGTGATGTCATcgtccctggggagcaggggtgTGACATCACCCCAGGTGATGACGTCATCAGGGAAGCCATGCTCGGTGACATCATCAACGAGGTTGCTCTCAGGGCCAATGACGTCATCAGTGAGGTCATGTAGTGTGATGACGTCATCGGCGAGGTCGTGTCCGGCGATGACGTCATTGGCAAAGTCATCCTCCTCTTGTGGGAGGTCACTCCCCGCGATGACGTCATCGTCGAGGTCACGGCCGATGATGACGTCACCAACAAAGTCACACCCGGGGGTGATGACCTCACCAGTGACGTCACTCCCAGGGAGGGAGACGATGACATCACTGCCTGCGATGACGTCACCAGCGAGAGCTTCCTCCGGGACAGAGGAAGTGACGTCATCGCTGTCGACGACATCAGCAGTGACGTCATCCCTCGGCACAGAGGAAGTGACATCACCCTCGGCCGTGACGTCACCAacgggaggaggggaggggccgccccgcccctcTGCGACGTCATCGCCCTCTCCGGCTGCGGCGATGACGTCATAGGCGATGACGTCATCGTCGGGGGCCTCCTCGTCCtccgggggcggggccagcaCGGTGATGGTGATGCCGCCGGCCCGGCAGGCGACAGCGCCCAGAGCCTCCCCCGCCACGGCCGCCGTGCCCTCGGCCCCGGGCGCCGCGGTGACACCCCCGTCCCCAACGTCcctgtcccccatgtcccccggGGCGGTGACATCCCCGTCCCCCCCAACCCCCGGGGCGGTGACATCGCTGTCCCCCTCGTCCCCTGGGGCGGTGACACCGCTGTCCCCCtcgtccctgtccccagtgtcctTGACCAGCTGGACAGCGCCGTTCTGGCCCTCAGTGTCCTCGTCCCCAGGAACCGGGACATCGCTGTCCCAAATGTCCCAAGGGATGGCGGCACCCCCGTCCCCAGCGTCCCCCGGGGCGGTGACAccactgtccccagtgtccctgtcccccatgtccctgtccccagcgtCCCCCGGCATGGTGACACCGctgtcccccatgtccctgtcccccatgTCTCTGTCCCCAGCGTCCCCCGGCACGGTGACACCGctgtcccccatgtccctgtcccccatgtccctgtcccc from Corvus hawaiiensis isolate bCorHaw1 chromosome 31 unlocalized genomic scaffold, bCorHaw1.pri.cur SUPER_31b, whole genome shotgun sequence encodes:
- the CFB gene encoding LOW QUALITY PROTEIN: complement factor B (The sequence of the model RefSeq protein was modified relative to this genomic sequence to represent the inferred CDS: deleted 2 bases in 1 codon) encodes the protein MAGAVLGLLLLLLPLVLGVPSPPPAAPTPSLPPPRCDPSLAPIAGGRGELVAGGEVLLYRCPPGTAPAPTALRRCGPDGSWDPLPGGGTEPPRCQAVWCPAPLEFEQGWFWPRGGRHAPGSVLRYGCAGGFTLRGPPERRCGAGGRWEGPDPVCDDGSGDCPAPAVPPGASMEGSRARFGVEGVVRFRCRPGLQLVGSAERRCLEGGAWSGTEPRCRDPNAFDIPEDVAEAFLASLTQTVEAAEANRSHDPTLKRRIRLEAGAALNVFLVLDASQSVSPRDYEDARSALSELVEKIASYGAAPRYGVITFGSQARVVLSPTEPRAADSAWVREQLEGLPLEAHSQAPGTNLAGALRAVYELLVQQERAEQLRGLRPAPVTNSTRHVIVIMTDGQANMGGSPVPVLHQIRELLSIGRDPQNDREDFLDVYAFGLGEDAGDHGELLNALASHKAGEQHVFFLRGTEELQEVFHRMIDESSTLDLCGVSLEFSKAEERERNPWEVTVTVTRPGRGQERCQGSLVSPYFVLTAAHCFTLEDQPAWLGVDIGLRERRGVAGLFLHPEFRLGARRDPRRPRVLRLRRGPGAAGPGRAPPRTHRPICIPCTEGASRALRLPERSSCQDHRRLLLPPKNVEAFFLSPRSGAGLQRQKVLLKLGDQRALCEADALRATPYANATSLADVVTPRFLCSGGTEPQVDPNACPGDSGGPVVVTWGKRHFQVGVVSWGVVSGCRQGRAQSHARDFHISVFEVLPWLRERLRDEDLGFLP
- the LOC125320616 gene encoding uncharacterized protein LOC125320616, producing the protein MAEGGSSPRVPPREVTEPDPAWGQPGGGTGGGGTVTVTPWASGITITVTAAPAEEEVEDVGDIGDIGDTEDIKNSGDIKDSGDVGDIGGVGDAGDIRDIRDLGDIKDIGDLGDTGDAGDIRDIRDLGDIKDIGDLGDNGDIKDIGDLGDTGDDIGDRGDIGDAGDIRDIGDIGDIGDTMVTSDGGQGNVPVPCVRDIGDSDVTALRDTGDRDMGDRDMGDSGVTVPGAAGDRDMGDRDMGDSGVTVPGDAGDRDMGDRDMGDSGVTMPGDAGDRDMGDRDTGDSGVTAPGDAGDGGAAIPWDIWDSDVPVPGDEDTEGQNGAVQLVKDTGDRDEGDSGVTAPGDEGDSDVTAPGVGGDGDVTAPGDMGDRDVGDGGVTAAPGAEGTAAVAGEALGAVACRAGGITITVLAPPPEDEEAPDDDVIAYDVIAAAGEGDDVAEGRGGPSPPPVGDVTAEGDVTSSVPRDDVTADVVDSDDVTSSVPEEALAGDVIAGSDVIVSLPGSDVTGEVITPGCDFVGDVIIGRDLDDDVIAGSDLPQEEDDFANDVIAGHDLADDVITLHDLTDDVIGPESNLVDDVTEHGFPDDVITWGDVTPLLPRDDDITPGTDVIDDTISVDAHIDDVIAIHRLLPGGDVIDDVIPGGHLLDDVIHQDDLLDDIIKDDGIIKDDDVTFPGLSSLPADDIITTDDVTSSLLGDVTGDLDGAWDDLADDVTTDDDVTPFLPLDRPPGPDDDVTDDITDDIADDVTPGAEQPLLGAAPSGRRHDVSDDVSDDITEDAPREGGAGAPQTPPPRLPPALPRPPLPPARPPAARRALRGRSLRQGFHHQLGRAGGAAPRGLPVSQKPPKSPQNRPGIPINPI